Sequence from the Pan paniscus chromosome 4, NHGRI_mPanPan1-v2.0_pri, whole genome shotgun sequence genome:
AGGCTGCAgccggggaggggcagggagaggagccTGGTGCTGCTTGCTGCACTCTGAGTGTGAGATCAGccctgggggcaggagagggacACCCTCCTGCCTGTGAGACTAGACAAGCCTTCCTGGGAGAGGTGCCCTGGAGTAGGGCCTCAAAGCACAGTGGGCTTCACTGGGAGGGGATGCGGAGGAGGCAGGGCATTCCAGACAGGAAATGGGGCAAGAACAGGGCCCAGAGGCAACAGTGTGGCTGTCGTGGTCTGGCTAGGGCTGCGGCTGCTGAGAGGGTTCTGGGCCAACTGGTGAATGCCAGGCCTAGACACTTGGCTAGAGTTGGGCAGGACTCTTGGGTTTGTGAACTTTGACCTGGAAGAGGTCTCCACAGGTTACTTTTTATTGTGTACCTACTAAGTGGCAGACCTGGGGAATATAGTGATGAGCAGGACAGGCAGAGTTCCTGCTGCCATGGGGCAAGGGAGCGTCCCTCAGATATTTAACTGGTGATGGCTGCTATGAAGTGGAAATGTAGAGGGCCACGCAGGGCAGGAACCTGACATTGATGAGTAGGCGTAAGCAGAAGGAATGGCATGTGCAGAGAAGGCGGCAAAGAGAGTTTGGTGCTTTTAAAGAACATTgatctttttttaagacagtctcactgtgtcacccaggctggagtgcagtagcgcgatcttggctagctgcaacttccacctcccgggttcaagcgattgtcgtgcctcagcctcccaagtagctgggattacaggtgcacgccaccacgcctggctaatttttgtattttttgtggagacagggtttcaccatgttggccaggctagtctcgaactcctgacctcaagtggtccatgtgccttggcctcccaaagtgctgggattacaggcatgagccgccacacctggccaaaacctTGATCTTTAAATGAGAGGGagaaaccaggcatggtgactcacaccttaagtgcagcactctgggaggccaaggcaggaggatcatttgaagccagaagtttgaacccagcctgagcaacatagtgagaccctgtctctacaagatattattttttaaaaaaacaaataaattatggGGAAAGTGACACAAGATGAAGTCCTAGGTAGACAGGGGCCAGATCTTCTGTCTGACCTTGAGGACCACCATAAGGAATTTGGGTTTTATTCTAGGGGCTGTGAGAAGCCATGCCAGCAAGGAGAGATGGCCTGATTTGCATTTAATAAGATTGCTGGCTGTAGCCTGGGTTGGAGGGCAGTGCAGAATAAAAGCAGTAAGACCATGTAGGAGACTATTGGAGTAATACTGATACTGGCATaagaggctgggggctgggagacCAAGGTGTCCACAGTTGGAAAGATGTTTTCAAGGGAAAACCAGCACAAGTCAGGGATGAACTGATCTGGTGCCCAGGGAACTTCTCACTTTACTGTGCTGCCTGGCCCAGTAACCCTGTGAAGGTTGAAAGCTCACCCCCATCTACCCCAGGCCTTACCAAGGGCTGCCCTCCAGCTTCCATCCTCACCCTTGGGCCCTAGATACCACCAGCTGTAAGGACATCCCTGGCTTCTGTCACCCCAGGCCTTGCCAAAGGGAAGAAGACCACTCCCAGCCCTCCATAAACACACAACCTCAATGGGCTGAGGCTGTGCAGAGCTCCAGTAGCAGATGCCCCAGAAACCCAGGGCCGCAAGGGGTCTGATGGATCTCAGAGGTAGAAGTAGGGCACTGACTGCCTGGGAAATGTCTGAATTGTGGAAGTGTAGGAAAGAGCTCACAGAAGGAAGGAATTTGCCCAAGGTGTGGCAAGCCAGTGGCAGAGGTGGTGTTCacatcctgaactcctggccctcAGGAGGGCTGCTGTGATCAGATACTTGAGTTTAAGGGGCAGACAGGATGAGCTCTCCTGATTGAGAGATGCAAGCCGTTCTCTTAGGCCAAGCCCTGTGTGTGCCAGGTGGGAGATGAACATAATGGTTTTGAGATCTGTTCCAAAGTCAGACAGTCCAGGGTTCCAGTGGGGCTCTGTCCCTTCATATTGATCATGAGTGATTTTACCTCTTTAAGCCTCTTGTACTTTTCTGGAAAATGGATCTAAAGCTAATAGCCATCTCAGGGAGTTGCTTAAAAATCCAGTGACATTAGGAAAGAGCTTCATCAACTGCTGAAGCACCTAATACAGAACCTTAGGGGGAAACagtaattattattcattttctaaTTCCATCCTCTTGTTCCAGGGGAAACCCTCAGTAAAACCAGCCCAGGTCAAAGCCTCATCAGTTTCTACTAAGGAGTCTCCAGCAAGAAAGGCGGCCCCAGCCCCTGGGAAGGTGGGGGATGTGACACCCCAGGTCAAAGGAGGGGCCCTGCCGCCAGCCAAGAAGGCCAAGAAGCCAGAAGAGGAGTCAGAGAGTAGTGAGGAGGGATCTGAAAGTGAGGAGGAGGCCCCTGCAGGGACACGAAGCCAGGTGAGGCCTGGAGGAGGGCTGCCCCTTGGAGGACCTGCGGGTCCCCCAGCAGCCTGAGCACTCTGCCATGAGCACCTCTGCCACTGGagttggggagagggaggagtatGGTGTGAAGTTGAAGAGCAAGAACAGCCTGCTTCCCACAGGGGAGTCTTGCACTCCACTTTGTCTGTGACCAACTTTACCTCAGTTTCTCTGCCTAGTAAATGGGCCGCTGTCCTCATCCCAGCCAGTCCTGCTGTGAGGGACTTGAGAAGTTTTGATTGCCTAATCCTCTGACTTCTCAGGACAAACCAGACCCTGAGCAGGCAAACACTATGTTAGCTAAAGGGAATCCAGTTCCCTTCCCCATCTGCTGGGAGTGGGCAGGGCTGCAGCCCCAAGGCCCTGGGTGCATCCCAAGGGTAAGACAGAGGGGCTGGAAAGCAATGGAAGTcagagcaggaaggaggaagagtgAGGGTCACCCACCGAGCCCCAGGCCTGGGGCAGGACAAGGCGGGGGCATGCAGTAGATAAGCAGATCCCCTGTGTTAGCTGCTGGTAAATGGTAAAGAGGAAAGTCGGGTGGGGGACATAGGAATGGCAACTTGAAGCAGAGTGCTTTGGGCTGGCCTTGGGAGAAGGCGTCTCAGTAAAGACCAGAAGGAGGAAGCACTCTTAGGAAGGTCATTCCAGGCAGGGGCTCAGCAAGTGTCAAGGCCCTGAGGTGGAAGTAGGACTACGAATTGTGACAAATTGTTGTTCGCACCCCATCTACAGGGAACTTGTACTCCTCGGCTGTCTATTTTGCAGTGTCTGGGGGCTACACAGTGTTGGATGGGCATCCACTTTGAGAAGGAAcacaaatgtgaattttttttttttttgagacagagtcttgctctgttgcccaagctggagtgcagtagcggcaatcatagctcactgcagcctcactcctgagtagctaggaatacaggcacacaccaccacacccagcttgtgtgtgtatgtgtgtatagacagggtttcactgtgtttcacAGGCtgtggactcaagcagtcctcccaccttggcctcccaaagtgccgtgattacagatacgagccaccgcacctggccataaatGTGAACTTTTATGTAAAATctgctttctccatgttggctcaaaaatttaaaaaggagctAGCCAAGCAAGACCTGTGTGGAGCAGCCTGCACTTTCTGCATGAGAAGCTTCTTAGAAGATCAGAGCTGCTGTTTTCTAGGGTTGTTGGCCCAGGGCTGAACACCCAGGGCCTTCCAGGGAAGACAGGGCCTGCAGCCACCCTGCCAAAGCCCCAAGACAGTGCAGAGCCCCACCGAGGAGTTAGTGAAGAGGGGGCCAGGTGTGCAAACCTTGCCCCATGAGGCTGAGGGTGGGCTTCCCAGGGATCCTGCTGCTGTCCATGTGCAGAAAGTCCAGTGAGGGCCTCCCTCAGTCCCTTCCCCACTTTCAGACTGCCTCTtcattccttcccttccctgggcCTTTGCAcaccccctccccacagcccagTCTGATGATGCTCCCGATAAGCCAGTGCTCCAGAGCTCTCTGGCCAGTGGGAGCCCAGCAGAGGACAGGCTCTAACTACCCAGTGTGCTGGGGCACCAGGGGGAACCATGTTAAGGAAGTGGTGTCTCTTAGGGAGCCAGAGACAGAGGAGGCAGTGGCTAAGTGAAATGGAACAGGGGGCATGGAGGCTCCAGGAGTGAAAGTGTGTGAAGCTGATCGATTTTTGAGAAaccaggaggccagtgtggccaaAGTATCAGTcaaggtggggagtggggagggaagcaGGAGAGGTCTTAGGAGCCTCATTAAGGCCTCTGGACTTTATCCGAAAGGCATCACCAGAGAGTTTTCACAAGCAGGAGAGCAAGCTGCCCTTTCTTTTTCACCAGGTAAAGGCCTCTGAAAAAATTCTCCAGGTCAGAGCTGCCTCGGCCCCTGCCAAGGGGACCCCTGGGAAAGGGGCTACCCCAGCACCCCCTGGGAAGGCAGGAGCTGTAGCCTCCCAGACCAAGGCAGGGAAGCCAGAGGAGGACTCAGAGAGCAGCAGCGAGGAGTCGTCTGACAGTGAGGAGGAGACGCCAGCTGCCAAGGCCCTGCTTCAGGTGAGGCCTGAGGAGGGAGACTCCATGCAGCCAGGCCCGTCCCCAGAAGGCCTTCTCAGGACTTGTTCTCCCACTCTGGGCCAGAGCCCCGGGCGTGCCTCAGACCCCAGCCCCTTACTCCCCTCTCACTGTGTGGCATCAGTTGCCCTATCTGGTCTTCTGTACCTGGTGTCCTGTGTCTCCTCACACATCCATCCTCTGGGCTGTCTCCCCTTGTCTTGTTTCTCCAGGCGAAGGCCTCAGGAAAAACCTCTCAGGTCGGAGCTGCCTCAGCCCCTGCCAAGGAGTCCCCCAGGAAAGGAGCTGCCCCAGCGCCCCCTGGGAAGACAGGGCCTGCAGTTGCCAAGGCCCAGGCGGGGAAGCGGGAGGAGGACTCGCAGAGCAGCAGTGAGGAATCGGACAGTGAGGAGGAGGCGCCTGCTCAGGTGAGGCAGAGGGGAGGGGTGGAGAGTAGCCCCATGCCTAAACCCCAGCACCTGCATGGGTGTGGCCACCTTTGCCACATCCAGCTCCTGTCTCCACACGGCCACCCTCCGGGCTCTCCCCTCATCCTGTTTCTCACTCCAGGCGAAGCCTTCAGGGAAGGCCCCCCAAGTCAGAGCCGCCTCGGCCCCTGCCAAGGAGTCCCCCAGGAAAGGGACTGCCCCAGCACCTCCTAGGAAAACAGGGCCTGCAGCCGCCCAGGTCCAGGtggggaagcaggaggaggaCTCAGGAAGCAGCAGCGAGGAGTCAGACAGTGACAGAGAGGCACTGGCAGCCATGAATGCAGCTCAGGTGAGGCTGGAAGCCGCCCTGCATGGCCTGTGCCCTGCCTCAAAAGACCTCCTGTGGTTTTGACTTTTCCTGTCTGAACCTAGAGCCCTGTGCGGCTGGCTTTGTTTGCTCTCCTCCCCTCACTCACATTCTCCTTCTGGACTCCCTCCCTAATCTTGTCCTTTGTGTCTCCCAGGTGAAGCCCTTGGGGAAAAGCCCCCAGGTGAAACCTGCCTCCACCATGGGCATGGGGCCCTTGGGGAAAGGCGCCGGCCCAGTGCCACCTGGGAAGGTGGGGCCTGCAACCCCCTCGGCCCAGGTGGGGAAGTGGGAGGAGGACTCAGAGAGCAGTAGTGAGGAGTCATCAGACAGCAGTGATGGAGAGGTGCCCACAGCTGTGGCCCCGGCTCAGGTGAGGCCCCTTCCTGTAAGGCTCTTCCCCTgcccgcccccccccccgccaGAGTGGAGCTGCCTGTGGCCTCCCAACCTCACACTGGGACTCTGTCTACAATCTTAGTTTCTTAATGTCTGCACACACCTACCCTGGGCTCCCTCTCCCAATCCTGTGTATCTCACTCCAGGAAAAGTCCTTGGGGAACATCCTCCAGGCCAAACCTGCCTCCAGTCCTGCCAAGGGGCCCCCTCAGAAGGCAGGGCCTGTAGCCGTCCAGGTCAAGGCTGAAAAGCCCATGGACAACTCGGAGAGCAGCGAGGAGTCGTCGGACAGTGCGGACAGTGAGGAGGCACCAGCAGTCATGACTGCAGCTCAGGTGAGGCCTGGGGAAGGAGGCTGCCACATGGCCTGATCTGCCACACCACAGTCAGCACCCCCGGGGAGCTGTGCTCCCTCAGGCAGAGCATGGGTTCTAGCTGGTGGGGCAGAACAGATGGGGGACTCTGAGTTCAGGAACCTTCTCCAGCCTTTCTTTGGTGTCCCCTCAGGCAAAACCAGCTCTGAAAATTCCTCAGACCAAGGCCTGCCCAAAGAAAACCAATACCACTGCATCTGCCAAGGTCGCCCCTGTGCGAGTGGGCACCCAAGCCCCCCGGAAAGCAGGAACTGCGACTTCTCCAGCAGGCTCATCCCCAGCTGTGGCTGGGGGCACCCAGAGACCAGCAGAGGATTCTTCAAGCAGTGAGGAATCAGATAGTGAGGAAGAGAAGACAGGTCTTGCAGTAACCGTGGGACAGGTGAGGCCTGTGTTTTCTGGGCGGGCCTCAGGGCCGCCCCTACATGGTCCTTTGGACTCCTGGAGACACCTCTCTTCCACTTGTCATCCCAGGCAAAGTCTGTGGGGAAAGGCCTCCAGGTGAAAGCGGCCTCAGTGCCTCTCAAGGGGTCCTTGGGGCAAGGGACTGCTCCAGTACTCCCTGGGAAGACGGGGCCTacagtcacccaggtgaaagcTGAAAAGCAGGAAGACTCTGAGAGCAGTGAGGAGGAGTCAGACAGTGAGGAGGCAGCTGCATCTCCAGCACAGGTGAGACCTAGAAGGAGCAGGCCCATCCCACCCACACCTGTTCCTGAGCCAGGGCTGAGGATGGGCTTGACTGGGGGCTAGTGTtgcctgcaggtgtgcagaagcCTCAGCGGTAGCCTCAACACAGCTTCCTTCCCTATCTTTCACTCCATGTCTCCTCTGCCCATCAGAGCTCCAGGGTCTCTGTCTTGTTTGCCTTTTGAGGTCCTCCTGCTGATTGATTCCCTGTGGTTTTCACAAGCTCTGGAGTTCCCACCCTGCCAGGTGCTGCCCTTGTCTGGGGCTGCTGAGGCCCTGTTCCTCGGGGAAGTCCTGTCTCTGTGGAGCATGGACATGCTCCTGCAGTGTGGAGCGATGGGGTTGAGATAGAGGGTGTGAGCCTGGGCTGCGCAGCATGACAGGTGAGAGCATCTAGGCCTTTTACAGGAGGTGGCAGCATCTGAGCCATAGGCTGAAAGAGTTGGCCAGGTGAAATGGGCAGggagagtgttccaggcagaggaagcagtCTGTGCGAGGCCAGGGAATGAGAGAGTGCCTGGCTTGGGTGCCTTGCCACAGGCGGCACATTGTGGTGGGATGGCTGGCAGGTGTTTAGAGCCAgaccgcctgggttcaagtttCAGCTCCACAGCCTGGCAAGTGCTGTAAGCCCTCAGAGCCCTTACTCTCCTATGAACAGGAAATCAGCCCTCACAGGTCTGGGTGAGAATTTAGGTGAGATCTCACCTGCTACACCCAGCAAGGGAGCTGCACACAGCAAGTTGTCTCTGTCACCCTGACGATGGGCCAGGCTAATGTGGAACAGATCAGGAGTGAGGTCTCCAAGCCTGGAAGAGCTGAGAAAAGATGGCTCACTCCCTGCACTCACCCACccactgtttattatttttaattgtcgctctgtttttttctgtaaccACTCAGAAAttagtcatttcttttttctctgtaccAGAGCACACATTTCtaccgatttttttttttgtccgcCTCTCGTTGACTTGTGGGACCTCAGGGCCCTCGAATTCCTCCATTGAGGTTTTTAAGCTCTGCAGGGGCCCCTTCCAGAGCCGCCTCTACTCTTTCCCAAGCTGCAGGCACATTCCAGACCCAATGCCTTACAGAGTTTCATTATGCAGAtcacttaaatatttgtcttcccTTCTGAGCCTCCCACCTGTACCATGAGGtgggtgttttatttttattttttgaaccaTGGGCTATTTTGAAGTaagctgtttaatttccaaatatctgggattacccaggtttctttttgttgatttctaatttagtCACATTGTGGTTGgagaacatattttgtatgatttcaatccttTTTTGTGTATTGAGACTTGTTAGGTCAAGTCAGTCTTGTGTCTTGTTTCTTGTGGAAAACATGGCTCCCCTCTGGAGGATTTACGTGCTCTACTGATGAGCACCTCGGCCTGAGTCATACTTGGTCCACACTGTAGGGAATCTTCTTGAAGTCCTGATTCTTCACCTCACTTGACCTCATGTGTTTGAGGAATGCTGGGGGATGGGGTTGTTTTCTGACACTGACCAGATGCCGTCCCTGAGTGAGGCAGGGGCCTTGAGATGCTGCCAGAGTCCTTGTTCTGTTTCACCTTAGGCTTGCTGTCACTCCTGTCAAGGATCTCACTCTGggaatttcccttttctttgttctcCTTCTATTTGTTGGAATCCCTGACAGGCCTTTTGGGGGGTCTCTGGATATCGGTTAAGGCTAGATTAAGCTGAAGAAAACCTTAAACAACAAGTATCTTGTTCTGCCGTGGCTGCTTGAGCTCCAGCTCTGACCTCAGCATTCCATCTAGcctggaggaggaagagacaTGTTTCTGACCTTTTATGGCACTCAACTTACATCCTATGAGCCAGAATTTAATGACATTGCCACCTAGCTGAAAGGGAGCCTGGAAAACATCTTTGTTTTAGGTAGTCTTGTGCTTAGCTAATGCTAAGGAAGGCACGCACAATGAGTTTGAGTGTTTATTATGTTCCAGACATCATGTTAAACTCTGAATCTCCTATTTAGTCTTCATCATAACCCGTAAGTGCGCcttactattatctccatttgatAGAGGACTGAACTGAGGCCCAGTGAGATCAAGTGATGTGCTTAGGTTCACACGCCTATTGCGTGGAGGAGCCAGAATCCAGACTCGGGCTCCAGCTCCAGAGTCTGTATTCTTGGCTAGCTGCTTTACTCTATCTCACCTTCT
This genomic interval carries:
- the TCOF1 gene encoding treacle protein isoform X10; this translates as MAEARKRRELLPLIYHHLLRAGYVRAAREVKEQSGQKCFLAQPVTLLDIYTHWQQTSELGRKRKAEEDAALQAKKTRVSDPISTSESSEEEEEAEAETAKATPRLASTNSSVLGADLPSSMKEKAKAETEKAGKTGNSMPHPATGKTVANLLSGKSPRKSAEPSANTTLVSETEEEGSVLAFGAAAKPGMVSAGQADSSSEDTSSSSDETDVEGKPSVKPAQVKASSVSTKESPARKAAPAPGKVGDVTPQVKGGALPPAKKAKKPEEESESSEEGSESEEEAPAGTRSQVKASEKILQVRAASAPAKGTPGKGATPAPPGKAGAVASQTKAGKPEEDSESSSEESSDSEEETPAAKALLQAKASGKTSQVGAASAPAKESPRKGAAPAPPGKTGPAVAKAQAGKREEDSQSSSEESDSEEEAPAQAKPSGKAPQVRAASAPAKESPRKGTAPAPPRKTGPAAAQVQVGKQEEDSGSSSEESDSDREALAAMNAAQVKPLGKSPQVKPASTMGMGPLGKGAGPVPPGKVGPATPSAQVGKWEEDSESSSEESSDSSDGEVPTAVAPAQEKSLGNILQAKPASSPAKGPPQKAGPVAVQVKAEKPMDNSESSEESSDSADSEEAPAVMTAAQAKPALKIPQTKACPKKTNTTASAKVAPVRVGTQAPRKAGTATSPAGSSPAVAGGTQRPAEDSSSSEESDSEEEKTGLAVTVGQAKSVGKGLQVKAASVPLKGSLGQGTAPVLPGKTGPTVTQVKAEKQEDSESSEEESDSEEAAASPAQVKTSVKKTQAKANPAAARAPSAKGTISAPGKVVTAAAQVKQRSPSKVKPPVRNPQNSTVLARGPASVPSVGKAVATAAQAQTGPEEDSGSSEEESDSEEEVETLAQAKPSGKTPQIRAALAPAKESPRKGAAPTPPGKTGPSAAQAGKQDDSGSSSEESDSDGEAPAAVTSAQDQESS